The Fimbriimonas ginsengisoli Gsoil 348 genome window below encodes:
- a CDS encoding cyclase family protein produces the protein MEFDGIIDISRTITAESVVYPGDPRLEMSPFLSIGEESPCNVTRLGWITHFLTHVDPPLHFVAGGLSVAEMSLDSFCGQAVVVHAHGAVIEPADLPMAEEIRGRCILFRTSNSDRWDPRTFIEDHVYVAHETALSLVEMGAKLVGIDYLSPDRFGDEEYPVHRTLLGAGIPILEGIDLLQVAPGRYSLFALPLKIAEGDGSPVRAILLPFK, from the coding sequence ATGGAATTCGACGGCATCATCGATATTTCGCGTACGATCACCGCGGAATCGGTCGTGTATCCGGGCGATCCTCGGTTGGAGATGTCGCCATTCCTGTCGATCGGCGAAGAGTCGCCTTGTAACGTGACCCGTCTTGGCTGGATTACCCACTTCCTCACCCATGTCGATCCGCCGCTCCATTTCGTAGCTGGTGGATTATCGGTGGCCGAAATGAGCCTCGATTCGTTTTGTGGCCAAGCGGTGGTGGTTCACGCTCACGGGGCTGTGATCGAGCCCGCCGATCTTCCTATGGCGGAAGAAATCCGCGGGCGTTGCATTCTATTTAGAACATCCAACTCTGATCGATGGGACCCGCGTACGTTCATCGAAGACCACGTCTATGTGGCGCACGAGACTGCGCTCAGCCTTGTCGAGATGGGTGCGAAGCTGGTTGGGATCGACTACCTTAGCCCCGATCGTTTCGGGGACGAGGAGTATCCAGTGCACCGCACTCTACTTGGCGCGGGCATTCCGATCCTCGAGGGGATCGACCTCTTGCAGGTGGCTCCGGGGCGGTATAGCTTATTCGCGCTTCCCCTTAAGATCGCGGAGGGGGATGGATCGCCTGTTCGGGCGATTTTGCTGCC
- a CDS encoding transferrin receptor-like dimerization domain-containing protein: MSIVAASLALLFPQSTPSQSPLPQPKPIPLVGFSPVGSVRERELETKFDAAINAGDLRGWMKRLSARPHHVGSPYGLENANFMLKLYESFGLQAHIETFTVLFPSPRTRILTMGMFKAKLTEPPIVGDTSARLTAEELPPYNAYSRDGDVRGKLVYVNFGMPADYEELEKRGIEVKGKIVIARYGGGWRGIKPKVAAEHGAIGCLIYSDPKDDGYFQGDVYPQGGYRNEDSVQRGSIADMPVYPGDPLTPGIGATKDAKRLAVTEAPTITKIPTLPISYGDAIPLLKDLTGPVAPEAWRGALPLTYHIGPGKSTVRLKVEFDWQLVEARDVIAILPGTDLKDQWVIRGNHHDAWVCGADDPLSGQVAMLSEAKALGALAKNGWKPKRTIVYCSWDGEEPGLLGSTEWVETHAEELSQKAVAYINSDSNSRGFFGVGGSHSLEPFMNGIMRDVPDAEAPMSIGARLRARAIVTGAAEEKKKARSADDLAISPLGSGSDYSPFLQHIGVASLNFGFGGEGEGNQYHSAYDTFEWFTRFLDPDYAYGVLLAKTGGRAVLRMANADSLPMDYGRFATVVEKYAKEVVALVDEMRQKTDDLNASIADGSLAASFDPRDKNIIPVPKAAVPKVDLKPLLDAVARLKEAAKNSRPNDAKLIQCERALLGPGLPRRTWYRHTIYAPGFYTGYGVKTLPGIREAIEQRNWPEAEEQAKIAAESLDKLAALLRN; this comes from the coding sequence ATGAGCATCGTCGCTGCCTCCCTTGCCCTGCTCTTTCCCCAATCCACCCCAAGCCAAAGTCCGCTTCCTCAACCGAAGCCGATCCCGCTGGTTGGATTCTCCCCGGTCGGCTCCGTGCGCGAGCGCGAGCTCGAAACTAAGTTCGATGCCGCGATTAACGCCGGTGACCTCCGCGGATGGATGAAACGCCTGAGCGCGCGTCCGCACCACGTAGGATCTCCTTACGGGTTAGAAAACGCAAACTTCATGCTCAAGCTTTACGAGTCCTTTGGACTCCAAGCCCACATCGAGACGTTCACCGTCCTCTTCCCCTCTCCCCGCACCCGAATCCTCACGATGGGGATGTTCAAGGCGAAGCTGACCGAGCCACCGATCGTCGGCGACACCTCTGCCCGCCTAACCGCCGAGGAACTCCCCCCATACAACGCTTACTCGCGTGACGGAGACGTACGTGGAAAGCTGGTTTATGTCAACTTCGGCATGCCGGCGGACTATGAGGAACTGGAAAAGCGCGGCATTGAGGTTAAGGGCAAGATCGTCATCGCCCGATACGGCGGCGGATGGCGCGGAATTAAGCCGAAAGTCGCGGCCGAGCATGGCGCGATCGGGTGCCTTATCTACTCCGATCCGAAAGACGACGGCTACTTCCAGGGAGACGTCTACCCGCAGGGCGGTTATCGAAACGAGGACTCCGTCCAGCGAGGCTCGATCGCCGACATGCCGGTGTACCCGGGCGACCCGCTCACCCCGGGAATCGGAGCGACCAAGGATGCCAAACGGCTCGCTGTCACCGAAGCGCCGACGATCACTAAGATTCCGACCCTTCCGATTTCTTACGGGGATGCCATCCCACTGCTAAAAGATCTTACGGGACCCGTCGCGCCGGAGGCCTGGCGCGGCGCGCTACCCCTCACCTACCATATCGGACCGGGTAAATCCACGGTTCGGTTGAAGGTCGAGTTTGATTGGCAGCTGGTGGAGGCGCGAGACGTCATCGCGATCCTTCCCGGAACAGATCTGAAAGACCAGTGGGTGATTCGTGGAAACCACCACGACGCCTGGGTCTGTGGCGCCGACGATCCTCTCAGCGGCCAAGTCGCAATGTTGTCCGAAGCAAAGGCGCTCGGAGCGCTGGCCAAGAATGGATGGAAGCCGAAACGTACCATCGTCTACTGCTCGTGGGACGGAGAAGAGCCGGGGTTGCTCGGTTCGACCGAGTGGGTTGAGACTCACGCCGAGGAGCTATCGCAAAAGGCGGTCGCCTACATCAATTCCGACTCCAACTCTCGCGGCTTCTTCGGCGTCGGCGGGTCGCACAGCCTGGAGCCATTCATGAACGGTATCATGCGCGACGTCCCCGATGCCGAAGCGCCGATGTCTATCGGAGCCCGGCTGCGCGCCCGCGCCATTGTGACCGGCGCTGCTGAAGAGAAGAAGAAAGCGCGCAGCGCCGACGATCTCGCCATCTCGCCGTTAGGATCGGGAAGCGACTATTCCCCGTTCCTTCAGCACATCGGAGTGGCATCGTTAAACTTCGGCTTCGGAGGCGAAGGGGAGGGCAACCAGTACCACTCAGCTTACGACACCTTCGAGTGGTTCACCCGATTCCTGGACCCCGACTATGCTTACGGCGTTCTGCTCGCCAAGACCGGTGGCCGCGCGGTTCTTCGCATGGCGAACGCCGATTCGCTCCCGATGGACTACGGCCGATTCGCAACTGTCGTCGAGAAGTATGCGAAGGAGGTCGTCGCCCTCGTGGACGAGATGCGACAGAAGACCGATGACCTTAACGCCTCCATCGCCGACGGCTCCTTAGCCGCCTCCTTCGATCCGCGCGACAAAAACATCATCCCAGTTCCCAAAGCCGCGGTCCCGAAGGTGGATCTGAAGCCATTGCTGGACGCGGTCGCCCGATTGAAGGAAGCCGCGAAAAATTCTCGCCCGAACGACGCGAAGCTCATTCAGTGCGAGCGCGCCCTCCTCGGACCGGGTTTGCCCCGACGGACCTGGTACCGGCACACGATCTATGCGCCAGGCTTTTACACC